A genomic window from Hirundo rustica isolate bHirRus1 chromosome 14, bHirRus1.pri.v3, whole genome shotgun sequence includes:
- the FOXI1 gene encoding forkhead box protein I1: MSFFDPQTHSPPRCSPQFPNIGQEPPEMNIYYENFFHPQNIPSPQRPSTFETTDYNGTPNPYLWLNGPSMTPPPYLPGSNTSPFIPQSYGMQRQLLPNMHSLGGTDLGWLPLPSQEELMKLVRPPYSYSALIAMAIHGAPDKRLTLSQIYQYVADNFPFYNKSKAGWQNSIRHNLSLNDCFKKVPRDEDDPGKGNYWTLDPNCEKMFDNGNFRRKRKRKSDIEASAASLGSEKSEDGTLTGSPKAAEHQDILENSSSGTDNSPEKGSPPPSSSSPCLSNFLSSMTAYVHGSNSGSRSGPVGLSSEPIDKMGQNMVGFNSYSPLSSIPSHGVGDWSNSVPSGHLGHSNSVLNQFNTHFYSSLSTNNTLYSREGTEV, encoded by the exons ATGAGCTTCTTTGACCCACAAACGCACTCCCCTCCACGCTGCAGCCCACAGTTCCCAAATATCGGCCAAGAACCTCCGGAGATGAATATCTACTACGAGAACTTCTTCCATCCACAGAATATCCCGAGTCCCCAGCGACCGAGCACCTTTGAGACGACGGATTACAACGGCACTCCCAATCCTTACCTCTGGCTAAATGGACCTTCCATGACCCCGCCGCCGTATCTGCCGGGATCCAACACCAGCCCCTTCATACCGCAGTCGTACGGGatgcagaggcagctcctgcccaacATGCACAGCTTGGGAGGAACTGACCTTGGCTGGCTTCCCCTCCCGTCCCAAGAGGAGCTCATGAAGTTGGTGAGACCGCCTTACTCCTACTCTGCCCTCATTGCCATGGCCATCCATGGGGCACCCGACAAGAGGCTGACTCTGAGCCAGATCTACCAGTACGTGGCTGACAACTTCCCGTTCTACAACAAAAGCAAGGCTGGCTGGCAGAATTCCATACGGCACAACTTGTCTCTCAACGACTGCTTCAAGAAGGTGCCTCGAGATGAAGATGATCCAG gaaaagggaattaCTGGACTCTGGACCCAAACTGTGAAAAGATGTTTGACAATGGAAACTTCCGCAGGAAGCGAAAGAGAAAGTCTGACATTGAGGCCAGCGCTGCTAGTCTTGGATCTGAGAAATCCGAGGACGGTACCCTGACTGGCAGCCCCAAAGCTGCAGAGCATCAAGATATCTTGGAAAACTCATCGTCTGGGACTGACAATTCACCTGAGAAAGGgtctcctcctccctcttccagCAGCCCGTGCCTCAGTAACTTCCTCTCCAGCATGACCGCCTACGTCCATGGCTCCAACTCGGGGAGCCGCTCCGGGCCCGTGGGACTCAGCTCTGAACCCATTGACAAAATGGGGCAGAACATGGTAGGCTTCAACTCCTATTCCCCACTCTCCAGTATCCCCAGCCATGGTGTGGGAGACTGGTCCAATTCCGTGCCTTCCGGTCACCTTGGCCACAGTAACTCGGTGCTCAACCAGTTTAACACCCATTTTTACAGCAGCCTCAGCACAAACAACACCCTGTACtccagggaagggacagaggtTTAA